The proteins below are encoded in one region of Hordeum vulgare subsp. vulgare chromosome 3H, MorexV3_pseudomolecules_assembly, whole genome shotgun sequence:
- the LOC123444066 gene encoding putative receptor protein kinase ZmPK1 — protein MAALLFLALLSSLSFHLCSCASPWQTMTTGSYMKSEDHDRIFLLSPDTTFSCGFHRLGTNAFTFSIWYTAVKTVVWTANPYSAAKGYYSPVNLHGSRISLNQDGNLVLADTNGSMVWESKTSSGKHTIVSLLDTGNLVINDSSNKIVWQSFDSPIDTLLPWQNLKKDMRLVSDYHHLYFDNDNVLRLLYDGPDITSIYWPSPDYNALKNGRNRYNSTRVAFLDDKGNFVSSDGYKIVASDSGPGIKRRITIDHDGNFRMYSLDVSTRKWVVTGQAVIQMCYVHGLCGKNGLCDYSEGLKCRCPPEYVMVDPTDWNKGCKPTFTIGRNQPHENFTFVKQPHADFYGFDLGSNQSISFEACWDICLNSSSCISFTYKGGDGWCYTKDILYNGQVYPYFPGDNYMKVPKSFNGSISSVSKQESLTCRPSGSEIMIGSTNMYGIKKDNIKWIYLYVFGAILGVLELLVIVTGWWLFFRKGNMPKSMEDGYKMITNQFRRFTYRELREATGKFKEEIGRGGAGIVYRGVLEDKKIVAVKKLTNVQQGEEEFWAEVTLIGRINHINLVRMMGFCSEGKNRLLVYEYVENESLDKYLFGERSTESLLGWNQRYKIAVGAARGLAYLHHECLEWIVHCDVKPENILLTRDFDAKIADFGLAKLAKRDSASFNFTHMRGTMGYMAPEWALNTPINAKVDVYSYGVVLLEIVTGARVSSGIMVDGRQVEFPDFIQEAKQILATERITDLVDGRLKGNFDLEQATAIVRIAVACLGGRCERPTMDEILKALMAYDDEDDHPAYSY, from the coding sequence ATGGCTGCACTGCTCTTCCTAGCCCTTCTTTCATCCCTCTCCTTCCacctttgctcttgtgcttccccATGGCAGACCATGACCACTGGCTCATACATGAAATCAGAAGATCATGACAGAATCTTTCTCCTCTCACCAGACACCACCTTCTCCTGTGGCTTCCATCgacttggaacaaatgctttcacCTTCTCCATCTGGTACACCGCCGTGAAAACGGTTGTTTGGACGGCGAATCCATACTCTGCGGCGAAAGGCTACTATTCCCCTGTGAACCTTCACGGCTCCAGAATATCGCTGAACCAGGATGGAAACCTGGTCCTGGCAGACACCAATGGCTCCATGGTATGGGAAAGCAAGACATCTTCCGGCAAGCACACAATTGTTTCCCTCCTCGACACTGGCAACCTTGTGATCAATGATTCTAGCAATAAAATCGTATGGCAGAGCTTTGATTCACCAATAGACACCTTGCTCCCTTGGCAGAACCTCAAGAAAGATATGAGGTTAGTCTCTGATTACCATCACCTGTATTTTGACAACGACAATGTCTTGCGCTTATTGTATGATGGCCCAGATATTACAAGTATCTACTGGCCAAGTCCAGATTACAATGCGCTAAAAAATGGACGCAATAGATATAACAGCACCAGGGTAGCATTTCTGGACGACAAGGGTAATTTTGTGTCAAGTGATGGGTATAAAATAGTGGCTTCAGATTCAGGTCCTGGGATCAAGAGGAGAATTACAATTGATCATGACGGCAATTTTAGAATGTACAGCTTGGATGTGTCAACAAGGAAATGGGTGGTTACAGGGCAGGCTGTAATACAGATGTGCTATGTGCACGGATTATGCGGCAAGAATGGGCTTTGTGACTACTCAGAAGGCCTTAAATGTAGATGTCCTCCAGAATATGTGATGGTTGATCCAACAGATTGGAACAAGGGATGCAAACCAACATTCACAATTGGCAGAAATCAACCACATGAGAACTTTACATTTGTTAAGCAACCTCATGCAGACTTCTATGGCTTTGATCTAGGTTCTAACCAATCCATCTCATTTGAAGCGTGTTGGGACATTTGTCTCAACAGCAGCTCATGTATATCTTTCACATACAAGGGTGGGGATGGTTGGTGTTATACTAAAGACATACTCTACAACGGTCAGGTGTACCCGTATTTCCCAGGAGACAACTACATGAAAGTACCAAAGAGTTTCAATGGTTCAATATCCTCAGTCTCCAAACAAGAAAGCCTAACCTGCAGACCCAGTGGTTCAGAGATTATGATAGGATCAACAAACATGTATGGAATTAAGAAGGACAACATAAAGTGGATATACTTGTATGTCTTTGGTGCAATACTGGGAGTTCTGGAGTTGCTTGTTATTGTGACAGGATGGTGGCTTTTTTTCAGAAAGGGTAACATGCCCAAATCAATGGAGGATGGATACAAGATGATAACAAACCAGTTCAGGCGGTTTACATACAGAGAATTGAGGGAAGCAACTGGGAAGTTCAAAGAAGAGATTGGGAGAGGGGGTGCTGGAATTGTTTACAGAGGAGTACTTGAAGATAAGAAAATAGTGGCTGTAAAGAAACTTACAAATGTCCAACAGGGAGAAGAGGAATTCTGGGCAGAAGTGACTCTAATTGGAAGGATCAATCACATAAATTTGGTCAGGATGATGGGATTTTGCTCAGAAGGGAAAAACAGATTATTAGTATATGAGTATGTGGAGAATGAGTCACTGGACAAGTACCTCTTTGGTGAGAGAAGTACTGAAAGTCTGCTCGGTTGGAACCAAAGGTACAAGATCGCCGTGGGTGCAGCAAGGGGCCTTGCTTATCTTCATCACGAGTGCCTTGAGTGGATCGTCCATTGTGACGTGAAGCCAGAAAACATACTCCTGACTCGAGATTTCGATGCCAAAATAGCAGACTTCGGATTAGCCAAGCTTGCAAAGCGAGACAGCGCTAGCTTCAATTTCACCCATATGAGGGGCACAATGGGCTACATGGCACCAGAGTGGGCATTGAATACCCCGATCAATGCGAAGGTCGATGTTTACAGCTACGGAGTTGTGCTTCTGGAGATTGTGACTGGAGCTAGGGTTTCAAGTGGCATAATGGTCGACGGAAGACAAGTGGAGTTTCCAGACTTTATCCAGGAGGCCAAACAGATTCTGGCTACCGAGAGGATCACTGATCTAGTGGATGGCAGATTGAAGGGGAATTTCGATCTAGAGCAGGCAACTGCAATAGTGAGAATAGCTGTTGCATGCCTTGGAGGTAGATGTGAGAGGCCGACAATGGATGAGATTCTGAAGGCTCTTATGGcatatgatgatgaagacgaccaTCCTGCCTATTCGTATTGA